Genomic segment of Iocasia fonsfrigidae:
TTCATATTTTGCTATAGTTTCTGCCACTTCAATAAATGATTTTTGAGCCGGTTTTGCCCCTAAACGCCAATTATCAGTTCTTTCCGGCCAGATCATCCAGCATCCCTTATGAAACTCAAATTCTCCGGGCATTCTAAAGCCGTCCTGTTTTGGAGTAGTAATTAAACTTTTTGACATCTCATATCTCTCCTTAGAATTAAATTTTATTGTATCTAAATTAAAGCTTTTTTAAAAAATCTTTAATTCTAGTTTCGTGCTTCTTAAGTGTTTCCTGGCTTGGCTCCTTAGTATATTTATGAGTAAAGTAAACCAAAATCGCCATTTGAGCAGTTAAACGGTTTTCTGCTTGATCAAATGCGACACTTCTAGAGCCCTCCAATACTTCTCGAGTAACTTCCTCTTTATCATTTGCTGGCAAACAATGCATTAAAATTGCACCTGGAGCAGCCTTTTCCATTAATTCTTTTGTAATAACATAGTCTGGCATAAAAGCAGCTAAACGTTCTTCTTTTTCATCCAATTGTGTTGTCCAATAAAAACTATCTCCATAAATTGCATTACACTCAGACACCTTTGAAACATCATCTGTTATTTCATATGTGGCTCCTGTTTCAGCACAGTTTTTATCTGCAACTTTCAACCATTCTTCTTGCATCTGGTATTTTTTAGGTCCGATCTGCTTAAAGTCCATTCCATATTTAGTACATGTTAGTAAAAGAGAACGGCAAACATCAGTTGCATCTCCCATAAAAGCGACCGTTAGATCAGATAATTTTTTCCCCGCTGGCATATGTTCTTTCATCGTAAAAATATCAGCTAGCATCTGTGTTGGATGATATACACAATCTAAGCCATTAATTACTGGAACAGTAGACATTTTTGTTAATGCTTTAGTTGTAGCACCGCTGTTTGTACGTGCCATAATAATATCGCACATTCTTGATAATACCCGGGCAGTATCATCGATTGATTCTTTTGTACCTAAATGAATATCACGCGGTGATAAAAATAAGGCATGTCCTCCTAACAGTGTTGCTGCGGTTTCAAATGATACCCTGGTACGGGTTGAACCTGCTTCAAAAATCATCGCTAAAGATTTATCTTTAAATAAGTGTGGCACAGCATTGTCACGTCTCGCTTCTTTTAGTAAAGACATTAATTCTAACATATCATCCATTTCTGCTCTGGTAAAATCATTCATAGTAACCATATGTCTTAAACTTTCTTTATTCAGGTTTGTTGCAGTTGATGATGGTTTTTTCATTTCTATCAATCTCCTATCTTTATTTTTGATTTAATCAAGATATATTTCTTCTAATGCCCTAGCTTTATTTTTATTTTTAGTTATAAATGATACTATAACTATAAAAAACAAATTAACCAGTGCTGGTACTAAAGTATAAAACTCCCATGGTTCTGGAATTATCGAAAGTTGAAAGATAGACCCTAATAAATTTACTAAAAATCCAGCTATCATTCCAGAAATAATGCCATAAGTAGTTGCCCACTTGGCCTTTAAAGCTATCACAAAGGGAAAGAAAAGTACTCCAAATTGTAATGTAAAAGCAAATATTGTCAAATCATAAATATTTGTGCTTGCTAATCCACAGATCGCAGATAGCACCCCTACTATAATTACAAAGGATTTTGTGGCCATTAACATCTGCTTATCTTTTTCCACTTTATTATTATCTAATTTTTCCATTATCAGGGGTTTGTAAATATCATTAGAAAAAAGAACTGCCGTTGCAAAAAGAGATGTACTAGCACTTGATAAAATTGCAGCTAAAAGCGATGCAACAAAGATACCAATTCCTATAGGATTTAAAAGCTCTTTAGCTAAAATTGGAATAATCAACTCACTATCTTTTGCGAAAATACTCCCCTGTATCACTCCATCAGAAACCAGACTTATACAAACTAAGGCAATTATTATAGGAATAAACCCAATAGTCCAATATAATCCACCTGCAATGATCATACCTTTCTTAGCTGTCTTCTCATCTTTTGCCATAAAAGATCTTTGGGCAATATCAGGACTTGGTATATTACCTAACCCCATTCCTACCCACATAGCAAGATAACTTATCCAGGGCATTACTCCTTTTTTAGCAGGAACAATATTCCAGAATCCCTTTGGGGTATGTTTTATTACATTACCTACACCCCCAGCTATATCAATTCCAACAACTAAAATTATGACAAGTCCTATAAAAATAATAATCATTTGGATAAAATCCGTCCAAATTACGGCCACAATTCCACCCATATACGTAAATATAACTACAACGACTGTTGCCATTAAATAAGATAATGTGAAATTAATATCAAAAAGCACATTAAGAATTTTACCAATAGCTAAGAACTGTACAGCAGTCCATATAATATAAGTTGGGATCATTACCGCTGATGCAAAATAACCAGTAACAGCACCAAAACGGTAGCTGTAAAGTTCTCCTATAGATCGAATTCTTAATTTCCTTAAAATTTTCACAAAGAAAAGACCAATAATAATCAACGCCAGTCCAGCAGCAAACGGGTCTTCTATTACCCCAAACATTCCTTCATTATACGCTGCTCCTGTAGCACCGATGATAGTTCCTCCACCCCAAAAAGTCGCAAAAAGAGTTCCTACTATCAGTGCAAGCGGTGCACCTCTTCCAGCTACTAGATAATCATCTGAATTTGATACTTTATTACTAGCAATTTTCCCTATAATAATTATGCCGACAAAAAACAAACCAATAATAATCAGTGGGATAAGGTCATTAAAATTCAAAATATGCTCCTTTCTTTTATTTTTTTCAACTATTTAAACCCTTTTTTAAATATGACCATAATCCAAATTAACAAAGCAGCTTTGTCATCATTTAATTTACAAGTTTAAATAAATTAATAAACGTTTATTACCGTTATTATACTATTCAATATACATATTGTCAATACTTTTCTGTCCGATTTTATATAATTTATGTCCGAAAAAGACATATATATGTCCACAACAGATGATAATATGCCTTATTTTTATTTTACTCTTGTCTATTTATCTTTAAAATGTTAAAATATATTCAAACAAAAGTAGTAAAAATATGCAATTGGTTAGGAGGATTAACATGTCTAAAAAAATGAAATCCTTTGACAAAATAGATTTTAAAATCATAAAAGAATTATCTAAAGATGCTAGAATTTCTGCCTCTGAAATAGCCCGAACAATTGATATCAACGAAAGAACAGTAAGAAGAAGAATTAATAATTTAGTAGAATCAAAAGCTATCCGCATCACAACAATAGTTGACCCAAGTATGTTTGGTTATCATTCCATCGCAGATATTAATCTTAAAGTAGATGAAGAAATTTATGATGAATTTATAAAATCTTGTAAGAAGAACCCCAATGTATGTTATATTGCATCTGGATGGGGAAAAGCAAATTTAGCTATCGAAACAAGATTTTTAGATAATGAAGAAATGTATAATTTCATCAACTACAAGCTTCCTGAAACTAAAGGAGTTGAAGTAATTAACTTTTTTATTGTTCCCAAAATAATCTATAATATTGACGAATGGACACCTGTAGAAAGTGATTTCAAAGATTAAAGGTTTTAAGTTGTTGTGTGAATGAGTAATAATTTCAATATAAGGAGACTACCATATAGTGAACCAGAGAGGTAGAGAATGGGTATAATAGATATTTATCCTGAACTTAATATCAGGATACCTGATATTAAGTATGAGTGGATAATTGAATTGAAGTATTTTAACAAAAGTGATAGGGATAAAATGTCAGATGATCAGGAAGAAGGATTACGCCAACGAACTATTCCGATGCTTCTTTTTAAGCCAATTATTGTTGGTGGTTGTTTGGCGTTATACCAGAAGATGTATAGTGCTTTGGGATATAAAATATCTTATCTAAGCTCTAGCAGTTTATTAAAGCTATTACGCATTAAAATGTTATTTGTGAATTTTTTAAAAAGAAAAGGAGTATATCAATTTCAACATACTCCTTGTTTTTATAGCTTATTATTATTTTTGGATATCAATTATATTACCTATATTTGACAAACTATTATGCTTTTAATATTCGCTTGCAGAAATAGGGTCAGGCCCACTATTAAACTTAAGTTGAAGTATCAAAACACTTCAAAGTCCTCCTCATTTATATTCATTTTAGGATTATCTTCTTTTGTAAAATTATCTCCTTTTATATTTGTATCAATCACACTACTATCCCCTTCATTATCCAGTTTAAATTTGTCTACAGTCTTTAACATTGCCTCTGCTTCATCATTAAGAGAGTCACTCGAACTAGCAATTTCTTCAACTAAGGCTGCATTTTCCTGGGTTACCTGGTCTAATTCCTCAACCGCTGTCTGTATCTGATCAGCAGAGGTAGCTTGTTCCTGCATCGCAGCAGCAATTTCTTTAACAGCTTTATTGGATTTCTCCGTATTTTCTACAATCTCCTGTAAGGACTGACCTGTCTTTTCAACCATCTGATTACCATCCTCTATCTGCCCAATTATATTTGTAATCAAATCTTCGATCTCTTCTGCAGAATCAGCAGTCTTTCCAGCCAGGTTTCTAACCTCAGCTGCTACTACAGCAAAACCCTTGCCATGTTCACCTGCCCGGGCAGCTTCTACTGCAGCATTTAAGGCCAACAGATTTGTCTGAAAGGCTATATCATTTATAGTTGTAATAATATCTGCAATCTCTTTACTGCTAGCAGTAATTCTGGCCATTGATTCCGTAGTATCCCTGACAACTTCTGAACCCTTATTTACTACCTTAATCGTATTTTCACTTAAATCACTGGCACTCTCAGAGCCAGCCGCCACCTCTTCTATAGCAGCTGTAATTTCTTGAATTGTAGCAGATACCTCCTGTAGTGAAGAGGCCTGCTCCTGAGTTCTCTGTGATAAATCCTGATTACCCTCAGCAATCTCATTGGAGGCATTACCAACAGTCAGTGATGACTCCTGAACTGCTGCCAGACTTCTGTTTAAGGAAGTTATTGTTTCATTAAGATTATCAGCCATCTTACCAAGCTCATCATTGGTTTTTACTCTAACTTTTTTAGTAAAATCACCCTCTGCCACCCTAGCTAAGGCTACTTCTACAGCATTTACAGTCCCGCTGATAGAGGCAGAGACAAAATACACAATTAATCCAATAACAAGAAATAAAACCAAATAGGCAATAGCTGATCTAATAGTAATTGTTTTAGCAGCTACCGTCAGTTCATAAACAGGTACTACCAGGGCAAGTGACCAATCTGTACCAGCCACAGGAGAATAATAATTATACCTTTCAACCCCTTCAAAATTATATCTCCCCACACCAGATTGCTTATTTGTCATTTTTTGTGCAATATTTGCCATTTCAATTGTAACACTTTCATCCTCAGTATTATACATATTTATATTTAGAGCTTTACTAGGATGGGCTATAACCAGGCCATCATTCTGTATTAAATAACCATAACCAGTTTCTCCTATTTTACAGTTAGCAACCATATCCTGTAGTGGTTTTAATAAAACCTCAGCCGCCAGATAAGCTATTATTTGCTCCTTATCATCTCTGACCGGGGCAACTATCACAAACATCTCTTTATTAGTCGCCTGGGATACAACTGCACCACCAATAACAAAATTATTTTTAGCCTTTACTTTTTCAAAATACTTTCGTGAACTGACATCATAAATTTCTCGATCCTGGGTTGTCCAGGCTTTTCCCTCAGGGTTTATCAATATTAGATTTATAAAAGTACCAAGCCCTTTTACCCTATTATTAAGTTTTGCCATCAAACCCCAGATATCATTTTTTTTGTCCCAACCCTCTTCTAACTCCAGACTTTGTTCCAATAAGGTCAAGATATCTTCTTGCCCGGCCAGCCATTTACTTATTTCACGGCTATTACCCTTTACCTGCTCTAGACCATTTGTCTCGACAACACCTGTCACACTGGTAACAACCTGTTTATGTGTATAATACAAAAGAAAGCCCAGACTCAATACTAATGGTATTAAAATAAATGCTAATAACTTATTTCTTACAGAAGACCTTTTCCTGAAGAATTCTATCATTATTATTTCACCTCACTAATTAATTTAATTATTCTCTGACTAATTTTCATTAAAGGGAGTACTTCATCTACAGCATTTAGCTTGACAGCTGCTTTAGGCATACCATAAATAATTGCGGTCTCTTCATTTTGTGCAATAGTATAACCACCTGCTTCTTTTATATTGACCATACCCTGGGCACCATCTTTACCCATACCTGTTAATAAAACCCCGATAGCATTCTTCCCTGCTACTGCAGCCATAGACTTAAATGTAATATCAATAGATGGGCGCTGGTAATTAACCTTAGGACTCTTGTTTAACTCTACATAATACTGACCCCTCTTTCTTATTACTTCCAGGTGATAATTACCAGGAACAAGCAAAGCCTGTCCAGATATAATCTTATCACCAGCCTCAGCCTCTTTAACCCTAATAGACGATATTCTATCTAACTCTCTAGCAAATGAGGCAGTAAAACCTTCTGGCATATGCTGAATAACTATCATGCCTGGTAAATCAGGGGGAAAAGAAGGTAATAATACCTTCAAGGTCTGTACCCCTCCTGTTGAAACACCAATGCCAGTAATAACTTCTTGACTATATTTTTTATAATCCCCAAAGCCTTTTTCTTTTTGACAACTATGATTATTATGGGACATTATCTTAATAAGATTATTCATTTTTAAGTAT
This window contains:
- the argF gene encoding ornithine carbamoyltransferase, which translates into the protein MKKPSSTATNLNKESLRHMVTMNDFTRAEMDDMLELMSLLKEARRDNAVPHLFKDKSLAMIFEAGSTRTRVSFETAATLLGGHALFLSPRDIHLGTKESIDDTARVLSRMCDIIMARTNSGATTKALTKMSTVPVINGLDCVYHPTQMLADIFTMKEHMPAGKKLSDLTVAFMGDATDVCRSLLLTCTKYGMDFKQIGPKKYQMQEEWLKVADKNCAETGATYEITDDVSKVSECNAIYGDSFYWTTQLDEKEERLAAFMPDYVITKELMEKAAPGAILMHCLPANDKEEVTREVLEGSRSVAFDQAENRLTAQMAILVYFTHKYTKEPSQETLKKHETRIKDFLKKL
- a CDS encoding sodium:solute symporter family transporter; the protein is MNFNDLIPLIIIGLFFVGIIIIGKIASNKVSNSDDYLVAGRGAPLALIVGTLFATFWGGGTIIGATGAAYNEGMFGVIEDPFAAGLALIIIGLFFVKILRKLRIRSIGELYSYRFGAVTGYFASAVMIPTYIIWTAVQFLAIGKILNVLFDINFTLSYLMATVVVVIFTYMGGIVAVIWTDFIQMIIIFIGLVIILVVGIDIAGGVGNVIKHTPKGFWNIVPAKKGVMPWISYLAMWVGMGLGNIPSPDIAQRSFMAKDEKTAKKGMIIAGGLYWTIGFIPIIIALVCISLVSDGVIQGSIFAKDSELIIPILAKELLNPIGIGIFVASLLAAILSSASTSLFATAVLFSNDIYKPLIMEKLDNNKVEKDKQMLMATKSFVIIVGVLSAICGLASTNIYDLTIFAFTLQFGVLFFPFVIALKAKWATTYGIISGMIAGFLVNLLGSIFQLSIIPEPWEFYTLVPALVNLFFIVIVSFITKNKNKARALEEIYLD
- a CDS encoding Lrp/AsnC family transcriptional regulator — translated: MSKKMKSFDKIDFKIIKELSKDARISASEIARTIDINERTVRRRINNLVESKAIRITTIVDPSMFGYHSIADINLKVDEEIYDEFIKSCKKNPNVCYIASGWGKANLAIETRFLDNEEMYNFINYKLPETKGVEVINFFIVPKIIYNIDEWTPVESDFKD
- a CDS encoding methyl-accepting chemotaxis protein; this encodes MIEFFRKRSSVRNKLLAFILIPLVLSLGFLLYYTHKQVVTSVTGVVETNGLEQVKGNSREISKWLAGQEDILTLLEQSLELEEGWDKKNDIWGLMAKLNNRVKGLGTFINLILINPEGKAWTTQDREIYDVSSRKYFEKVKAKNNFVIGGAVVSQATNKEMFVIVAPVRDDKEQIIAYLAAEVLLKPLQDMVANCKIGETGYGYLIQNDGLVIAHPSKALNINMYNTEDESVTIEMANIAQKMTNKQSGVGRYNFEGVERYNYYSPVAGTDWSLALVVPVYELTVAAKTITIRSAIAYLVLFLVIGLIVYFVSASISGTVNAVEVALARVAEGDFTKKVRVKTNDELGKMADNLNETITSLNRSLAAVQESSLTVGNASNEIAEGNQDLSQRTQEQASSLQEVSATIQEITAAIEEVAAGSESASDLSENTIKVVNKGSEVVRDTTESMARITASSKEIADIITTINDIAFQTNLLALNAAVEAARAGEHGKGFAVVAAEVRNLAGKTADSAEEIEDLITNIIGQIEDGNQMVEKTGQSLQEIVENTEKSNKAVKEIAAAMQEQATSADQIQTAVEELDQVTQENAALVEEIASSSDSLNDEAEAMLKTVDKFKLDNEGDSSVIDTNIKGDNFTKEDNPKMNINEEDFEVF
- a CDS encoding protein-glutamate methylesterase/protein-glutamine glutaminase gives rise to the protein MQQIRVLIVDDSPFVRVFLTKILSKDKNIQVVGTAANPNQAVREIKEKKPDILTLDVEMPVMNGLEFLKRLMIAHPMPVIMISTLTTQGSKVTLEALKIGAVDFITKPNLIDQEKIIEFKNEVLNKIKAVRYLKMNNLIKIMSHNNHSCQKEKGFGDYKKYSQEVITGIGVSTGGVQTLKVLLPSFPPDLPGMIVIQHMPEGFTASFARELDRISSIRVKEAEAGDKIISGQALLVPGNYHLEVIRKRGQYYVELNKSPKVNYQRPSIDITFKSMAAVAGKNAIGVLLTGMGKDGAQGMVNIKEAGGYTIAQNEETAIIYGMPKAAVKLNAVDEVLPLMKISQRIIKLISEVK